One window of the Acaryochloris sp. CCMEE 5410 genome contains the following:
- a CDS encoding SDR family NAD(P)-dependent oxidoreductase, whose product MLDENSKIALVTGANRGLGLEVCRQLAQQGVSVMLTARDRQKGEQAAQQLQQEGLEVMLNFVDVADDQSVAQLVHDLEGNLPHLDILINNAGINFDFQQQTLVADLDDVQNTLNTNLFGAWRMTQACLPLLKKSQHGRIVNVSSGAGSFAGPRGLQEQGGGLPAYGISKAALNALTVKLSRSLLETGILVNAVCPNFTATYPGTKEMGARPVPEGAAAIVWAAMLPDDGPTGGFFRDGQPLPW is encoded by the coding sequence ATGCTAGATGAGAATAGCAAGATTGCCCTAGTGACGGGGGCCAACCGTGGATTGGGACTAGAGGTTTGTCGGCAATTGGCCCAGCAAGGCGTTAGCGTCATGCTCACGGCCCGTGATCGGCAAAAGGGAGAACAAGCAGCCCAACAGCTCCAGCAAGAAGGGCTTGAAGTGATGCTCAACTTTGTAGATGTTGCGGATGACCAGAGCGTGGCCCAGCTCGTGCATGACCTAGAAGGCAATCTCCCTCATTTAGATATTCTGATTAACAATGCAGGCATAAATTTTGATTTTCAGCAGCAAACTCTGGTGGCTGATTTAGATGATGTTCAAAATACTTTGAATACAAATTTGTTCGGGGCCTGGCGGATGACTCAGGCTTGCTTACCGCTGCTAAAGAAGAGTCAGCATGGACGCATTGTGAATGTTTCTAGTGGAGCAGGGTCATTTGCTGGCCCCAGAGGTCTGCAGGAACAGGGCGGGGGATTGCCAGCTTATGGGATATCGAAAGCTGCTTTGAATGCCCTAACCGTTAAGCTCAGTCGATCTCTACTAGAGACGGGGATTTTGGTCAATGCCGTTTGTCCAAATTTCACAGCGACTTATCCAGGCACGAAAGAAATGGGGGCGAGACCGGTTCCTGAAGGGGCAGCTGCAATTGTTTGGGCTGCGATGCTACCGGATGATGGTCCCACCGGTGGATTTTTTCGAGATGGTCAGCCCCTCCCCTGGTAG
- a CDS encoding agenet domain-containing protein, whose protein sequence is MKKSISFLLLLTATWFSGLTLSAEARAACAVGQRGEVLWKGKWYPAQVLDTSGRQCYITYDGYSSSWDEWVGPNRFRPYAPASSNAAYRVGQSVQILWKGKWYPGRVLDVSGNRYFITYDGYSSSWNEWVGPARLSR, encoded by the coding sequence ATGAAAAAATCTATTTCATTTTTACTGTTACTAACGGCCACTTGGTTTAGCGGTTTGACCCTGAGTGCTGAGGCCAGGGCTGCATGTGCAGTTGGACAAAGGGGTGAAGTGTTATGGAAGGGGAAATGGTATCCAGCTCAGGTTCTAGATACGAGTGGTCGACAATGCTACATCACCTATGACGGCTATAGCAGTTCTTGGGATGAGTGGGTCGGTCCGAACCGTTTTCGTCCTTATGCTCCTGCTTCCTCTAATGCGGCTTATCGAGTGGGACAATCGGTGCAGATTTTGTGGAAAGGGAAATGGTACCCCGGACGTGTATTGGATGTCAGCGGGAACCGTTACTTTATTACTTACGATGGCTACAGCAGCTCTTGGAATGAGTGGGTTGGTCCCGCTCGACTGAGCCGATAG
- a CDS encoding DUF3632 domain-containing protein, translating to MNDLETLQGLEKLELLIHAGIERGEHLVQQACRVDEVKQLLQAMQQQQASLTAATEQAELLSAQVLDLETTMALLHNNRQTLEKQYHTLARQAETCSQSIQAVSTQIAGIDQATQQHESIMQVLTQLKQQVQQDKQARSDQDQNIQQLQIDMAHLRQTSDTQNSHWQQQQSEQIQLVHTLEAQLTRQGDQLARLATQIEAFKYEAVEHRLESLETLSPNIAQLKSQIQAVEHRLRQDMEASQKRLAQRYRILVVVSVIAIAGLVLWGQWYFRRTDKRSSSPSQSLISKRSVACHAHPGDIV from the coding sequence ATGAATGATTTAGAAACGCTCCAAGGACTGGAGAAATTAGAACTATTGATTCACGCTGGCATCGAGCGCGGAGAACATCTCGTTCAACAAGCCTGTCGTGTGGATGAAGTCAAACAACTACTCCAGGCCATGCAGCAACAGCAGGCAAGCCTAACAGCCGCCACTGAGCAAGCCGAACTCTTATCCGCTCAGGTGCTCGACCTGGAGACAACGATGGCGTTGCTCCACAACAATCGGCAGACCCTAGAAAAGCAATATCACACCCTAGCAAGGCAAGCAGAGACTTGCAGCCAAAGCATCCAAGCGGTCTCGACACAAATCGCGGGGATAGATCAAGCCACACAGCAGCATGAAAGCATCATGCAAGTATTAACTCAGCTCAAACAACAGGTGCAGCAAGACAAACAAGCGAGGTCTGATCAGGACCAGAACATCCAACAGTTGCAAATAGACATGGCTCATCTGCGTCAAACATCCGATACACAAAATAGCCATTGGCAACAACAACAGTCTGAACAGATCCAACTCGTCCATACCTTAGAAGCGCAGCTCACCCGTCAGGGCGATCAACTTGCCCGCTTGGCCACCCAAATAGAAGCGTTCAAATATGAAGCAGTAGAACATAGACTCGAATCCCTCGAAACGCTCTCGCCCAATATTGCTCAGCTCAAGTCACAGATTCAAGCCGTTGAACATCGCTTGCGACAAGACATGGAGGCTAGCCAAAAACGTTTGGCCCAACGATATCGAATTTTAGTGGTGGTCAGCGTCATCGCAATCGCTGGCTTGGTCTTATGGGGGCAATGGTATTTCAGGCGAACTGATAAGCGATCATCCTCTCCCTCTCAATCCCTGATCTCAAAGCGGTCGGTAGCATGTCATGCTCATCCTGGAGATATTGTGTGA
- a CDS encoding antibiotic biosynthesis monooxygenase: MILEVAILDVIPGREDQFQADFQQAQHIIAAMPGYLGHELQRCIEQPSRYLLLVHWQTLEDHVQGFRQSPQYQQWKTLLHHYYDPFPTVEHYAAVASQTSR, from the coding sequence ATGATTCTAGAAGTTGCAATCCTGGATGTCATTCCTGGGCGAGAAGACCAGTTTCAGGCAGACTTTCAACAGGCCCAACATATTATCGCTGCCATGCCGGGTTATCTGGGGCATGAACTGCAGCGCTGTATTGAGCAACCATCCCGTTATTTGCTGTTGGTGCATTGGCAAACGTTAGAGGATCATGTGCAGGGTTTTCGCCAATCACCTCAATATCAGCAGTGGAAGACGTTGCTGCACCATTACTATGATCCATTCCCGACCGTTGAACATTATGCAGCGGTAGCTTCGCAAACAAGTCGTTGA
- a CDS encoding tRNA (guanine-N1)-methyltransferase yields MSWSGNATDQFQEGQALFRVGPAFFRPSSRPARDLGILAAAVYRQKMGHLTVLDVMTGCGVRSQRYALESAADWIWANDANPDMAPVLTDNLSQLPPQRYQLFYHSAAQLFSRCREQFDFIDLDSFGLPTPFLQGCLQTVKLGGLLYITGTDSRTLAGHNPKHSQRLLGAWARSHPAAHEQGLRLLLGSCWQQAQILGQDIQPIFSYFQGQIYRVLVQVTAPQSQHGLGFIGYCHHCGHYQTVAWDQLSRATCPHQGPPLTLSGPMWLGPLHHPTWLAAMQKLAQKWGWSNRAQLLQMMQDEALMPPYFYSVADIGRRGKMDIPKRDRIIAQLHKQGYQASLTHINPQAVKTDAPFHDCLTIAADM; encoded by the coding sequence ATGTCATGGTCTGGGAACGCCACTGATCAATTCCAAGAAGGCCAAGCACTCTTTAGAGTTGGACCAGCATTTTTTCGCCCGAGCAGTCGACCCGCCCGCGATTTAGGCATATTGGCAGCGGCTGTTTATCGCCAAAAAATGGGCCACCTAACAGTTTTAGATGTGATGACCGGATGCGGGGTGCGATCGCAACGCTATGCCCTAGAAAGTGCGGCGGATTGGATTTGGGCCAATGACGCAAACCCTGACATGGCCCCTGTCTTAACCGATAACTTAAGCCAACTGCCCCCGCAGCGGTATCAGCTTTTCTATCACTCCGCAGCACAGCTATTCTCTAGGTGCCGAGAACAGTTTGATTTCATTGATTTGGATAGTTTTGGCTTACCCACTCCTTTTCTGCAAGGCTGCCTGCAAACCGTCAAATTAGGTGGACTCCTCTATATTACGGGCACGGATAGCCGCACCTTAGCGGGCCATAACCCCAAACATAGTCAGCGATTACTGGGAGCATGGGCGCGATCGCATCCTGCTGCCCATGAACAAGGACTACGGCTGCTATTAGGGAGTTGCTGGCAACAAGCTCAAATCCTAGGACAAGATATTCAGCCCATTTTCTCTTATTTTCAAGGTCAAATTTATCGAGTACTCGTCCAGGTCACCGCACCCCAATCCCAACATGGCCTGGGATTTATCGGCTATTGTCACCACTGCGGCCACTATCAAACCGTCGCTTGGGACCAGCTCAGCCGCGCCACCTGCCCCCACCAAGGTCCACCGTTAACCCTCAGCGGTCCCATGTGGCTGGGGCCATTGCATCATCCCACCTGGCTCGCCGCTATGCAGAAGCTTGCCCAGAAATGGGGCTGGTCCAATCGAGCTCAACTCTTACAGATGATGCAAGATGAAGCCCTGATGCCGCCTTATTTCTACTCCGTTGCAGACATTGGACGACGGGGCAAGATGGATATACCAAAACGCGATCGCATCATTGCGCAACTCCACAAGCAAGGCTATCAGGCCAGCCTCACCCACATTAATCCCCAAGCCGTCAAAACTGATGCGCCGTTTCATGACTGTCTGACTATTGCTGCAGATATGTGA